TCCAGATTCAATACAGGAAAAACAATCGAAGTCATTGCATCAATCATTTTTCTTGCCTCCTTCTGCCTTTTCAGGCTGCTGCAAAATAACCTGTACTGCATGGCGTGAAGTTGTCTTTGTAACGGTAATGCGATTTTCCCGATAAGTGAAACTGTCCCCGATCGCCGGAACTTTTCCAAGATGCTCCATTACCCAGCCATTGACCGTTACATAATCGAAGTTTTCAGCGGAAAGTGGGAAATGGAAGAATTTAAAAAAGTCATCCAGATCGGCGCTGCAATCCACTGCATAACGCTTCTCCCCGATTTTTTTGAAATACTCGACGACAACATCATGTTCGTCCCAGATGTCTCCCACCAATTCCTCCAAAATATCTTCCATCGTAATGATCCCCTCTGTCCCACCAAATTCATCCACTACAACAGCCATATGAGTCTTTGACTGCTGCAGCTGACGCAAAAGATCACTGATATGGATTCCGGAACCAATATAAATAACGCTTTTAACGATGCCTTCAATCGAAGTCATTCCGGTATGAAGCCCCCTAAAATAATCCTTTTCGTGAATCATACCAATAATATTATCGATTGACTCCTCATAGACCGGAATTCTTGAAAAGCCGTGATTCATAAACAAATCGGTGATTTCATCCAGAGGAGTTTCCTTTTCTATCGCAACCACATCAACGCGCGGCGTCAAAATATCTCCTGCATCCAAATCGTTAAATTCAATCGCAGAACGAATTAATTCTCCATTATGTTCATCGATTCCACCATCATTCTGCGCTTCATCAACAATCGTCATCAATTCTTCCTGCGTCATCACATCGGACTCTTTATGCTTAAAAAGATGACTTAAAATACGCTTCCACTGCATAAACAGAAAGTTAAGCGGGGTAAACAAAACCATCAGAAACTTTAAAAAAGGCGCCGACTGCAAAACAATTTGCATAGAATTTTCTTTTGCAAGACTCTTTGGCGATATCTCACCAAAAACCAGCACCACAATCGTCATAACAACCGTTGAAATCGTTACTCCGTTATCTAAAAAAAAGCGAGTAAACAAAACTGCAGCAAGAGAAGCGGAAAGAATATTAACAATATTATTTCCGGCTAAAATAGTGGAAAGAAGCCGATCATAATCTTCTACAATCGAATAAGCCAACTTTGCTCTGCGATTGCCGTCTGCGGCTATTGTTTTTAACTTTGTACGGTTTACCATACTATAAGCCGTTTCGGTTCCGGAAAAAAACGCAGAAAATATAATACAAATAATAATTCCAACTAATTCTTCTATACTTGCGTTGTCCATGCTTTTACTCCTAATTGACAGACATTTGGATTTTATGAATAACCATCTACTTTTATACTCTATCAGAATCTTTTTTTAAATGCAACTGAGAAAGTATGAAAATCATCTTACAGATAAAAAAAGCGGAACAGGAGGCTTACGACGCAGGAAGAAAGAACGTTGAGACAGACTGCATCAAAAAGCCATCTACGCCGTAAGAAAATTATTCCCGCAACTTATTTTATCAACCACAGAATTGTGCTAAAGTCAGTATTCTAAAAATTTATTGACAATAATGCGATGTAAGTGTATAGTGTGCATGTAATAACATCACATTGCATAAGGAAGTGAGCTTGTGAAAATTATTATCTCAAACACTGCCGATAGTCCGCTCTATCAGCAAATTGAAGATCAGATAAAGGATGCCATTCTCAAGGGAGATTTGGTTGAAGGAGATCCGCTGCCTTCTATCAGAGGTTTTGCCAACGATTTAAAGGTCAGTGTTTTAACCATTAGGCGGGTCTACGAGGAATTGGAGCAGGAAGGTTTTGTCACAAGTCAGGTAGGCATCGGGACCTTCGTAACTGCAAGCAATATTGACTTGCTTCGTGATTCAAAACGTCGTATTGTCGAGCAAAAAATGCAAGATATGATACAGACTGCAAAGTCGCTGAATATCACGAAAGAAGAACTGAATGCTATGATGGACATTTTATACGAGGGTGACTGAAATGACTAATATATTAGAAGTAACGGGTTTAAACAAGTCTTACGGTGATTTTTCGCTATCGAATGTAACTTTTTCCTTACCGGAGGATTGCATTACCGGATTTATTGGTGTAAATGGGGCAGGAAAAACGACGACGCTTCGTTCCATTTTGAGACTGGCCACAAATGCGTCCGGCAGCATAAAGCTTTTTGGGCTAGATATGGAAAAGCATGAACACGAACTGAAAAATCGCATCGGTGTTGTAATGGACAACGGCGGTTTCTATGATGAACTCACCATGTCTGAAATGAAAAACATTATAGCCCCCGCCTACTCTTCGTGGAGTGAACAGGATTATAAAGGCTACATGGATCGTTTTTCTCTTAATCAGAAGCAAAAAATCAACACACTTTCAAAAGGCATGCGGATGAAATATGCTCTTGCGCTTGCCCTTTCCCATAAAGCGGAACTTCTGATCATGGATGAACCTACCAGCGGTCTCGACCCACTAATCCGGAGCCAACTGCTCACGATACTGGCAAACTATATGAAGGAAGGCGGCAAAGGCGTTTTCTTTTCGACACATATCACATCTGACCTTGAGAAGATCGCCGACATGCTTATTATGATCGACCACGGTAAGATTGTTTTTCAAGAAGAAAAGGATACTCTCTTAGAGAGCTATCGAGTGGTTAAAGGAGATACAAAAGAACTGGACCAAGAGAATCGGAAGCTTTTTCAAAGTATCAAAACGACGGATTTTGGCTTTACAGGAGTTACCAATCAAATTAAAAAAGTACAGGAATGTCTGCCGGAAATTGTCATTGAAAGACCTACAATCGAAGATATTATGCTCGGCAATATTGAGGGGGACAAGGAATAATGTTACTTCATCTGATAAAAAAGGATTTTGTAATCGCTAAAAAATATGTTTGGCTTATGTTCATAGTCGTTCTCTTGATCCCACCGTTTATTTTGTGGCGTATGCCGGAGCTGGCAGGCTCCATCAGTTTTGTGATCTCCGCTGTATTTGCCGTATTCATGCTTTTAATGTATGTTTCCATGAAGGAGTTCCAATACCCGAAAGCGTCGGTCATGTTATGTGCGACCCCTTATCCGCGCAGTTTGATTGTTATGTCAAAATACGGCTTCTGCGTGGTGATCTTTGCCGCCTGCTGCGTAATTTATTGGATTGAAACGCTGCTTCTTCCGGAACTTGAAAATTTTAATTTTGAAATGGTGATGGCCGCTTTTGTTGGCATATCTCTGCTCATCAGTATCTACCTTCCGATCCAATTTAAAGTTGGATATGAAAAAACAAAATTTTTCTTTATTGTTGTTTTTATGGCTTCTCCAATTCTGCTCCCACAGCTATTAAAGATAAATGGGAATCGCTACTTGGCTGTCATCCAATTAACTTCTGTTGCACTTTTTTGTGTGATAGCTGCATTGGTCAGTTTGGCTTTTCTTGCTGTATCCATATTAATCAGCATTAAGATATATAGTAAAAAAGATTTGATATAGTGTGATGCTTTAAAAGGAGAACCTGCTTTATGCCATATTTTCCAGACTGGATGGTAGCCATATTTGTAATCCTACCCATTATCAATCTTATTTAAAGCTGGAAAAAAGAAAAAATAATTAAAGGCAGCGATAAATCGTATGAAAAAAGATGTTATATTCTTATATATTATAGCTTTGGCGTGCATTGTTTTTGCTCTTGTTGAGGGCATAAGTCTAATTCTAATGAACGGGAAAACATCGACAGTGATTGGAACAATCGTCAATATTAAAACTGCCGTATCTGGAAGTAAAAATAATTCCAAATGGGCGATCATGAGATACAATGTTGACGAAAAAACATATACATCATGCAATAGAATACAAGTACCTATGTCATCTGTAGTCGGTAGCCAAATTCAAGTATGTTACTGCATAGATCAACCTACTAAACTGTATAGTGGTTCATTTACGAAATTAGTGATTGCATTTATTGTGGCAGTTATTTGCGTGGTAATCGGATATATTAAACAACGAGGAGCATAATGACATAACTCACTGTCTTACTTTGATTGTTCACCATACATAAATGATATTCCCCGGAAAAGTATTAGACATTTATGATAACAAGGGCATAAAACACTAATTCTTCTGTCCCACCAATTCGGAAAGGATGAAAGATCTTAGAGGTTCATAAAAAGCCCACGGGTAAACCATATCGGTAGAGGTATCCACCAAAATAGGTTATCTTCAAATGAACACAAAAAAAATGTTACACATAACAACAAAATCCTCTGCAAGCCTTATCACCTTGCAGAGGATTTTGTTGTTTATCGCTGTTGTTGCGATCTCTTTACGACTAATGCAAACCCGTTCACCGAAAAGATAAAGTTTGGATAATCGTGCTTTGGTGGAGCATAGCGGGCTCGAACCGCTGACCTCCACACTGCCAGTGTGGCGCTCTCCCAGCTGAGCTAATGCCCCGGATTTAAACTGACGCAAATTAAGACTAATTACCGCGACAGCTTTAAAATAATATCATATATTTTTTAAAATTGCAAGTCTGATTACAAAAAAATAGTTTAATAAAAGGAAAAAATGTCTCCAAATTTTCTCTTTCATATCTTTTTATTTTTTGTAAAAAATAGAAATGGAAAGGGATGATCTCATGAAAAGGGATTTCAAAGAAGAAGAAAAACAGAATCCAAAATTTCCGTCGGATACGTGGGATAATGCCGATGATATTGCTACCTCAACTGACGTCATTGCCTCCACTGAATGCACCGGATTAATCCCAACTCCTCCACAATTTGCTTCGGAAGCCGAATCCTATACGGATCTTTTCTCTATTCCAAAACCTCAAGGTGCAAGAGAGCGCCTTGCCAAATCCAATTCATCTAAAAGATAAAAAGCCAGGAGCACCGATTTTTTAACATCGGTGCTCCTGACGTTTTATTTTAAAATAACATTTTACTTTATTTCTTAAATGCTTCTTTTGTCACCTTCACAATGTTGGAAGCACACAAACCAAATTCCTCTAAAAGATCAAGCGCTGGGCCGGAATGTCCGAACGTATCCTG
This genomic window from Caproicibacterium sp. BJN0003 contains:
- a CDS encoding ABC-2 transporter permease — encoded protein: MLLHLIKKDFVIAKKYVWLMFIVVLLIPPFILWRMPELAGSISFVISAVFAVFMLLMYVSMKEFQYPKASVMLCATPYPRSLIVMSKYGFCVVIFAACCVIYWIETLLLPELENFNFEMVMAAFVGISLLISIYLPIQFKVGYEKTKFFFIVVFMASPILLPQLLKINGNRYLAVIQLTSVALFCVIAALVSLAFLAVSILISIKIYSKKDLI
- a CDS encoding GntR family transcriptional regulator, which gives rise to MKIIISNTADSPLYQQIEDQIKDAILKGDLVEGDPLPSIRGFANDLKVSVLTIRRVYEELEQEGFVTSQVGIGTFVTASNIDLLRDSKRRIVEQKMQDMIQTAKSLNITKEELNAMMDILYEGD
- a CDS encoding HlyC/CorC family transporter gives rise to the protein MDNASIEELVGIIICIIFSAFFSGTETAYSMVNRTKLKTIAADGNRRAKLAYSIVEDYDRLLSTILAGNNIVNILSASLAAVLFTRFFLDNGVTISTVVMTIVVLVFGEISPKSLAKENSMQIVLQSAPFLKFLMVLFTPLNFLFMQWKRILSHLFKHKESDVMTQEELMTIVDEAQNDGGIDEHNGELIRSAIEFNDLDAGDILTPRVDVVAIEKETPLDEITDLFMNHGFSRIPVYEESIDNIIGMIHEKDYFRGLHTGMTSIEGIVKSVIYIGSGIHISDLLRQLQQSKTHMAVVVDEFGGTEGIITMEDILEELVGDIWDEHDVVVEYFKKIGEKRYAVDCSADLDDFFKFFHFPLSAENFDYVTVNGWVMEHLGKVPAIGDSFTYRENRITVTKTTSRHAVQVILQQPEKAEGGKKND
- a CDS encoding ABC transporter ATP-binding protein translates to MTNILEVTGLNKSYGDFSLSNVTFSLPEDCITGFIGVNGAGKTTTLRSILRLATNASGSIKLFGLDMEKHEHELKNRIGVVMDNGGFYDELTMSEMKNIIAPAYSSWSEQDYKGYMDRFSLNQKQKINTLSKGMRMKYALALALSHKAELLIMDEPTSGLDPLIRSQLLTILANYMKEGGKGVFFSTHITSDLEKIADMLIMIDHGKIVFQEEKDTLLESYRVVKGDTKELDQENRKLFQSIKTTDFGFTGVTNQIKKVQECLPEIVIERPTIEDIMLGNIEGDKE